Sequence from the Vanessa tameamea isolate UH-Manoa-2023 chromosome 4, ilVanTame1 primary haplotype, whole genome shotgun sequence genome:
ATATACATTGGATTCTATCAAAGGTTCATCTATTAATATTCTATCAAACCCAAATCTTGATAGATCAATTGTTGTAAACTGACAATCTATAATTAATTCAGCAACAGCTCTACCAATTGCTGGAGAATGTTGAACACctgaaaagaatatttaattttattaataaataatgatagatAATTGGTTGATTGTATCAGTaaacaaagataaacaaaataataacataatattttaccttGTCTGCTAAAGCCTGTTGCAAAAAATAGATTTGTGTGGTATGGGTGAGGGCCTAAAATACCAGTGTCATCATAGGtattacaatcaataaaatcCGTAGAAATAGGTTTAACCTGAAAATaacaagttaatataattttttttaaaataagcaacTTTTAAGAGACTAAagaattaagtaataatatatttattatagtaatttacatttttacatttaaacaacttaaaccaaaatataaaacagtttaacacttttatcttttaaagatttactatttgtgtttttattgtttgttaagtatataataaccATCAAAACTTTACTTTACCTTGGACTTTACACATTCTGGGTATCTATTGTGTAATGAAGAATAAAGAATAtcactgtaagatatatttttgtccTGTTTTATAAGAGGAATTTGCccacatattaattttttttgtagtcCATCTCTTTTTAACCATAAACCACTGGTATCCATTATGAAAGGAGTGTTTAAACCAAATGACATTTTGCTACCTTcattttcaattgaatatacATTGTACTCCCTGGAAAAAATTATCAACTctatgatttgatttatatttaagcaatatttatctgcaaataaaaataaataattttaaggttcaaaattggcaaaaaaaatggatatttttaatttgctaaatAACAGAATGTAGCAAATATTAATGtcaatagaaataaaacaagtcAACTATTTTTCAAAAGCAaattttgaaactttaaaaatttaaaagacttTCTAAAATGGACAAgagaaaagttaataaaaaatataataataataataaaaaaacattaggcCAATGgctaaaaataatcataatctattttgtaaaaaatcacacaatatataaacataagaatatttgtgtatttcatctgcttatttttttatttgtgttagttTTCATATATATCTTACCTCTTTTCAATTGGCAAAGGCACAGACAATAGGCCACCACCTGTCCCAATATTTGCCAATTTTGCTACAGATTCTGAATCAGAACCAGCAGCTACAACACAAACtgcaaactttaaaaatatttcttgattaTCCTCAGTTCTGTACACTagtctattaatttttttaaatgacccTGGTGCAACACCTTCCATTAAAATATCTTGTTGAGGATTCATTTCAAAATCAATCACTtcagattttaaataagtagCACCAAGTTcctgtgtttttttaattaatccttTTAACAAACTTTGTGAGTTGAATGCACCTTCTGATTCTTTACTAATACAACctgtgaaattatattttttaaatagtaatagtaattcat
This genomic interval carries:
- the LOC113394339 gene encoding FAD-dependent oxidoreductase domain-containing protein 1, coding for MNFSRILTKNIKKYIVFSNRNYAKFVNPFTRTWDTINNEIKSGFKQQSDYPEHADVVIIGGGFIGSSVAYWLKNRAGEGLSVAVIEKDTTYEMCQNMHSHGIITQHYSLPENIYLSQYSADFLRNIKQNLKEDVDIEFKPHGTLILASEKYASKLEENVSLQKEFGISSKILTVEEIERLYPWINTSDIKLGCISKESEGAFNSQSLLKGLIKKTQELGATYLKSEVIDFEMNPQQDILMEGVAPGSFKKINRLVYRTEDNQEIFLKFAVCVVAAGSDSESVAKLANIGTGGGLLSVPLPIEKREYNVYSIENEGSKMSFGLNTPFIMDTSGLWLKRDGLQKKLICGQIPLIKQDKNISYSDILYSSLHNRYPECVKSKVKPISTDFIDCNTYDDTGILGPHPYHTNLFFATGFSRQGVQHSPAIGRAVAELIIDCQFTTIDLSRFGFDRILIDEPLIESNVY